In Streptomyces sp. 71268, the DNA window TGCGGCATCCACGACTACGTGTTCGCGCCCGGCGACGGCGCCACCGCCGGACGGATCGCCCAACAGGTACGGGAGGCGCTGGAGCGGTGGGAGCCACGGATCACGGTGACCGACGTGCTCGTCGCCTTCGACTCGGTGCGGGTGGGCACCCTCTACATCGACGTGCGCTACACGGTGCGCACCACCAACGACCGGCGCAACCTGGTCTTCCCCTTCTACACCATCCCCTCCGACGAGGGCGCTGAGGAAACGGTCCCGAGCTGATGGCCCTGCCTTCCCCCAACCTCGACGACCGGCGCTTCCAGCAGCTCGTCGACGAGGCCAAGCGGTACGTCCAGCAGCGCGCGCCGGAGTGGACCGACCACAACGTCTCCGATCCCGGCGTCACGTTGATCGAGACCTTCGCCTACCTCGTGGACCTGACGCTCTACCGGCTGAACCGGGTGCCGGAGAAGAACTACCTGGCCTTCCTCGACCTGTTGGACATCCGACTGTTCCCGCCCGGAGCCGCGAGCGCCGAGGTTGACTTCTGGCTGTCGGCGCCGCAGCCCGAGGCGGTGGTGCTCGCCGCCGGCACCGAGGTGACGACCGCGGCCGGCGAGACGGAGGAGGCCGTGGTGTTCGCCACCACGGAGGAACTGCGCATCGTCCCGAGCGAGTTGACGCGCCTGGTGGGCGCGCCGCGCACGGGGGAACAGGCGGACCTGACCGGCGCGCTCGCCGAGGAGCGGGACGTGCCCTGCTTCCAGGCCACGCCCGAGCCGGGTGACGCCCTGTTGTTCGGCCTGCCGACGGCCGTTCCGCGCTGTGTGGTGGCCGTGCGGCTGGACAGCCGTGTCGAGGGCGTCGGGGTCGACCCGCGCCAACCTCCGCTGGTGTGGGAGGCGTGGGACGGCGGACGCTGGCAGCGCTGCGAGACCGGCACCGACACCACCGGTGGCCTGAACCGGCCGGGCGAGGTCATCGTGTACGTGCCGGCCGCGCACACCGCCTCGGTGATCGGCGGTACCCGGGGCGGGTGGCTGCGCTGCCGGGTCGTGGAACCCGAGCCCGGGCAGCCCTTCTACTCGGTCTCGCCCACCGTGCGCGAGGCGGCCGTGTTCACCGTCGGCGGCACCATGACGGTCGAGCACGCCGAGACGGTGACCGACGCGGCCCTCGGCATCTCGGAGGGGGTCGCGGGACAGAGCTTCCGCCTCGACCGCCCGCCCGTCCTGCTCGACGGGCCACCCCCGGTGGTGGAGGTCTCCACGGCCGACGGCTGGCAGCGCTGGGAGGTGGTCGACGACTTCGGCCGCTCGGGGCCCGCGGACCGACACGTACGCGTGGACGCCACGCGCGGGGAGTTCGCCTTCGGCCCGGTGCTGCGCGAGCGGGACGGCACGCTGCGCGCGTACGGCGCCGTGCCGCCCAAGGGAGCGCACGTGCGCGTGGCCCGCTACCGCACCGGCGGCGGCCCGGAGGGCAACGCGCCCCGGGGGGCCATCAACGTGCTGCGCAGCTCCGTTCCGTACGTGACGCAGGTCGACAACCGCGAGGCGGCGCGCGGCGGGGTCGCCGGGGAGAGCGTGGCCAACGCCCGGCTGCGCGCCCCGCAGGCGCTGCGGACGCAGGGGCGGGCGGTGACGGCGGAGGACCACGAGATCATCGCCCGCCAGGCGGCCCCCTCCCTGCGCCGCGTCCGGTGCCTGCCGGCGGCGGACTCGCCGGGGGCGGTCCGGGTGTTGTTGGTGCCCGACGCGGTCGCCGACGAGGGGGACCGGCTCCGGTTCGAGCAGTTGATCCCGAGCGACCAGGTGCTCGCGTCCGTCACCAGGGCACTGGACGAGCGGCGCCTGATCGGTACCCGCCTCGTCGTCGAACCCCCCGTCTACCAGGGCGTCACCGTGGTGGCCCGGTTGTCCGCGCGCGCCGGTGAGGAGCCCGACCAGGTGCGCGACGCCGCGCTCGCCGCGCTGTTCCGCTACCTCAACCCGCTGCGCGGCGGGCCCGAGGGCGGCGGCTGGCCGTTCGGCCGGCCGGTGCAGTACGGCGAGGTGTTCGGCGTGCTGCAGGGCGCGGTGGGGGACGCGCTGGTAGAGGAGATCCGCATGTTCGCCGCGGACCCGATCACCGGGCGGCGCGGCGCGCCCGTCGACCGCATCGACATCGGACCGGGCGCCCTCGTCTTCTCCTACCGGCACCAGGTGATCGTGGGTCCCGCCGCGCCGGAGGGCCCGGCATGACCCGCGCCGCCGTGCCCGGCCTGCCCAGCCGGCACCCCATCGGAGCCCAACTGCCCGCCCTGTACGCCGACGACGACCTGGCCCAGCGGTTCACCGCCGGTCTCGACACCGTCCTGGCCCCCGTCTTCGCCACCCTCGACAACCTGCACGCCTACTTCGACCCGAGGCTGACCCCGGCCGACTTCCTGGGCTGGCTCGCGTCCTGGGTCGGCGGGATCGACGACGCGAACTGGCCGCTCGCGTTGCGCCGCGAGGCCGCGACGCGCGCCGTGGAACTGCACCGCGGCCGCGGCACGCGGCGCGGGCTGACCGAGGCCCTACGCCTGGTGCTCGGGGTCGGGTCGGACGTCGTGGGGGACGGCGGGGCGGTCTGGTCGCGCACGGCGGGCTCCGCGCTGCCTCCGCCGCCGGACCCCGAGATCGTGGTCCGGGTCTGGCCCCGGGGAGCGGCGGCGGTCCAGGCGGAGCAGGTCCACGAGATCGTGCGGGCCCTGGTCCCCGTGCACACGGCGTACCGCGTGGAGGTCCTGGCCGGGCCGCCGTCGGACGAAGGAGGGGCAACGTGACACGCGCGTGTCCGGCCTGCGGGGCCGCCAACGAGGAGACCGACGACTTCTGCGGGAACTGCGGCGGCTACCTGGGCTGGTCCACGCCCCGGGGCGCTTCGTCGGGCGCGGGGAGCGCGCCGGACGACGCGCCCCGGCAAACGGCCGACGCCCCCGGAGAGGCGGGCGGCGCGGCCTCCCCCGGCCCCCAGCACCGTGCCCCGGCCACGGACGCGGGCCCGAACGTCGCCGCCCCCACCGCCGCCGCCCGGCCCGCGGCGACACCGGAGCCCGCGGCGCCCGCCGCCTCGGCAGCGGTCCCCGAGGCACGGGCCACCAGGCCGCCGGAGACCAGGCCGCCGGAGACCGGAACCGCGCGGGCGCCGGCGGCCACGGACGGCGACACCCCAGGCGGCCCAGCGCCGTCGTGGCCAGCCCCGTCGCGCTCGGAGGCCCCACCCACCACACCCGCGGCGCGCTCGGCCCCGGCGCCCGAACCGGCCCGGCCCGGCCCGGCGAGCGCCCCACCGCAGGACGACGCTCCCCGGCCGGTCAAGCCCGCGAAGGCGGTCGCACCGCGCCCCACCGTGCGGCCGGTCACGACGGACGACACCACGACCGGCATCCCCTGCCCCACCTGCCGAGCGGCCAACCCGCCGCACCGCCGGTTCTGCCGCCGCTGCGCGGCACCGCTCACCTCGGTCGCCGCGCGGGACCCGCTGCCGTGGTGGCGGACCCTGTGGCCGCTGCGCCGTCGCACCAGGGCGAGTTCGGGCCGGCTGGTGCGGCTGTTCGTGATCCTCACCGTGGTCGCGGCGCTGTGCGTCGGCGGCTATCTGCTGCTCCCCACCGCACGGCACCTCTTCGAGGACACCCGCGACAAGCTGAAGAAGCCCAAGGCGGTGACGCCGACGCGCACGTCGGCGTCCGCGCAGGTGGCGGGCCACCCAGGGGGCAACACGACGGACGGGTTCCGTAACCGCTACTGGGGCGCGCCCGCGCCCGGCGCCACCGTGACGTACGACTTCGCCAAGCCGTTCCGCCTGGTGCAACTGATCGTCACCAACGGCGCATCGGTCGCCCAGAAGGAGTACGCCCGTCAGGGGCGGGCCCTGCGCGTGGACATGGAGGTGGTGGCGAAGGACGGTCAGACCACCCGCAGGAAGCTCGACCTGACCGACAAGGCGGGACCGCAGACGTTCCACGTCGGAGTCAGCAACGCGACGAGCATCCGCCTCACGCTCGCCTCCCCGACCGGACTGGCCGGTGGCCGCCATCTGGCCCTGGCGGAGGTGGAGTTCTTCCGGCGCCCGTGACCGGGCCGGCACCCGGGACGTTGGCCGCCGGCCTCGCGCGGGCCCACCAGTGGCGCCGGCCCGGTTCACCTCGCGAGGCGCCGGCCGGCGGTTGTCGGCGGCCGGCCGGTACGCCCCGCCGACCGGCCCGGCGCACGGGTCGGTGTGCTGGTCGGCACGCTGGTCGGCGAGGCGACGTCCGGCCCGTAGCTCGTAGCCCGTAACCCGTTGGTCAGTCGTCGAGCGCGTCGAGCACCCGGCCCAGGTCCACGAACTTGAAGTTGGTGGAGGGGCGTTCAGTAGCACCCGGCGTGTCGTGGCCGTCCTGGACGACGAGCAGGCCGTGCGGGAACCGGCGGCCCAGCGGTTCGTTGAGCACCGCCGCACCGTCGCACTCCTGCGAACCGTCCAGCGTGGCGGAGGCCGCGCCGACGCGGAAGCCGCCCTCGTACTCGTTGCGGTCGGACAGTTCGCGGTCGTAGGCGGCGAAGGTGTCGTCGCCCTGGCTGGAGGCCAGCAGGTAGCCGTCGCCGTCCGCCTCACGCAGCAACGTCAGGCCCTCGACGTCGGCCGCCAGGCGCTCACCGCCGTAACCGGGGTCGGCGCCCGCCACGCACTCCTCGCTCTCCTCGTCGTACGTGCCGAGTACGCCGTACTCGCGCACCTTGTCCACCAGGTGCGGCGTGCCGGTCAGGTCGGCGCGCAGCCGCCAGATGCCGACGTCCTCCTGCCCGGCATACAGCGTGCCGTTGGCCGGGTCCACGACCATGCCCTCGACCTGCGGCAGTTCGCCCGGCTCGGCGCACGGGGACCAGTCGGTGCCGTTCGGCAGCCGGAAGCTGGCCGGCAGGTCGAGCGTGCGCACCGGGCGATAGCCGACCGTGCCGTCGGGGTTAGCGGTCAGTTCGAGGAGTCCGATGCGGGTCCGCTCGCGCTGGCTGACCAGTGCGTAGCCGCGGCCGGTGGCGGGGTCGGGACATGTCGCGAGGCCGTAGGTGGTGCGCTGCTCGTTGATCTCCTGCTGGGAGGCGGAGAAGACGGGCGGCGCCTTCGGGTCGGTCACGTCGACCAGCGGGCCACCGGCGTGGCGCGGGTCGACGCGGTAGACCCGCAGCCGGTCGTTGCCCCGGTCGCTGGTGACGGCCAGGTCCGCGCGGCCGGTCGACAGCCGCAGGCCGTGCACGAGGTCGACGTTGTTGAACCGGCCGGGGGCGTCGTCCGGGCCGGGCGGCGTGGGCGCCGGCACGGACTGCACCTCGCGCGCGTCCAGGTCGTACACGCGCAGCCCGCCCTCCTTCGCGGTGGCGATGACCAGGCTGCGGTCCGGGCCGGCGGCGTTGCGCCAGATGGCCGGGTCGTCGGCGTCGGCGTTGCCGCCCGCCTCGTCGTCGTGGAGCGCGGGGGTCTCCGCGACCGGGACGACCGAGGGGAGCCCGGCAGCGTGGGCGCCCGGGGCGGACACGGTCGCGGCGAGCGCCACGAGGGCGGCGGTGAGGGCGAGTCGGCCAAGGCGTGAGTGGGCTGCGCGGGTCTGAGCCATGGAGCGGAGTCCTTTCATGTCGCGAACATGACGAATCCACCTTCTGGTCGCACCGTGAAGCCTCGCGTCCGGTGAAGGGAGTTCAAGCTGGCCAGGACGTGAACGGCTGGCCTCCGCGAGCCGGTAGTCGGTACGGGACCGGCGCCAGCAGCCGGCTTCCCGAGCCCCGCCGGCCCGTGGGGGCGACCGGGGGGCGACGGGCACCGCCCGGAGCCCCGTTCCCGTCCGTTTGGTGTACGTGGCGTGTGTGGGGCTTGACCTGCGGACTTGGCGAGGCATGGGTTGGTAAGCCCGTCGCCCTCATCGTCAGCCCACTGTCTGGACTGTGCTTCGCCTACAGCCACTCGTCCCATGGGAACGGTGATGGCGGGTACGACGGGCCCGGAAGCATTTCGGGTTTCGGGAGTGTCCGGTCGCGGATGCGGAGAAGCTGACCGAGTGGCTGGCAAACAGCTCAGCAGACCCGGCACCGGTTAGGAAGCTCGGATATTGCGGCGCGCGGCGTCGAGGTAGTCGGTGATGGCTTGGTGGTTCTTGGTGAGACATTCGATTTTCTCGGCCATGCGATCGCGTTCACGTTCGAGCGTTGCGACCATGTCTGGCGTGACGTAGGGCATGTGGATCGTGCGGGGGGTGTTCAGGCAGGGCAGGATCTGCTTGATGATCCGTGTGGGTAGCCCGGCATCGAGCAGGCCCCGTACCTGGAGAACCCGGTCGACGACGTACTCCTCGTAGTCCCGGTATCCGTTGGGCAGTCGATTCGCCTCGATCAGTTCCTGCTCCTCGTAGTAGCGCAGCAACCTCATCGGAGTCCGGGTGCGCGTCGACAGCTCACCGATCCGCATATCCCTCTCCTCGCCCTCTGTGGCTGACGTTCTGTGACTCGGCGCACACCGAGTTGACCTTCACATTGATGTCACCCATCGATGGTGAGGTTATGACACGACCAGACACTCTGCTACCTCGCTCGACAACGAACGCCCGGCTCCCGCTGGCGGGTCTTCTGGCCTTGGCCACCACCGGGTTCATCACGCTCCTGACCGAGACGATGCCCGCCGGGGTGCTCCCCGAGATGAGTCGAGACCTGGGTGTCAGCGAGAGCACCGCCGGGCAGAGCGTGACCGTTTTCGCGATCGGGGCGATCCTTGCCGCGATCCCGCTCACCAAGGCGACGATCGGCTGGCCGCGCCGACACCTGCTGCTGGTGGCGATCGCGGGACTCGTGATCGCCAACACCGTCACCGCGCTTTCCGATAACTTCGCATTCACGCTAGTCGCCCGGTGCCTCGGCGGCATCGTCGGCGGATTGCTCTGGGCGCTGTTGGCCGGATACGCGGTACGGATGGTTCCCTCACATCAGCGCGGCAAGGCAATGGCGATCGCGATGGGGGGCGCAATCGTCGCCCTGTCCGTCGGAGTTCCTGCCGCGGCGTTTCTGGCCAAGCTCGTCGAGTGGCGATACGCGTTCGGGATCATGACCGTCCTCACGCTCGCGTTGATCGTGTGGGTCATCGCGGCGGTACCGAACTTCCCCGGACAACCCAAGGGCTCACGGCTCCCGCTCACCCGTACCCTTCGCATTCCCGGCGTAGCGCCCGTGCTCTTCGTGACCCTCACGTTCGTGCTCGCCCACAGCCTCCTCTACACCTACATCGCCTCGTTCCTCAAGCCGCTCGACATGGCAGGTCAAGTCGACGCCGTGCTGCTCACCTTCGGCCTGGTGTCGCTGGTAAGCATCTGGATCGCCGGAGCGCTCGTCCACCGGCGCCTGCGCCTCCTCATGATCATCGCGTGTGTGCTGTTCGCGACATGCGCGCTGCTGCTCGGCGTCTTCTCCGGCGTGCCCGCGCTCGTCTACGCCAGCGCGGAGCTCTGGGGGCTCGCGTTCGGCGGCACCTCCACCCTGTTGCAGACCGCGGTCGCCGAAGCAGCAGGCGACGCAGGCGATGTCGCCCAAGCACTCCTCACCACCGGATGGAACGTCGGAATCGCCGGTGGCGGCATCATCGGAGGCCTCGTCCTCAGCGGATGGGACGCGTCCTGGCTGAGTTGGGTCGCGCTCGCACTGCTCGTCCCCGCACTCGCCACTGTGCTCGCGGCACACCAATACGGGTTCACCAGGGGAGAACTCGGCAGCCGCTAGACCACCACTGCTCGCGACCCATGAAATGCCATGACTTCGAATGGGTCGGCCGCTGGCGAGGGCCTTCGCGAAGTGCGGGAACTCGCGCTTGGTGCGCAGGTAGCGGATGCACCCGTCAGCGCCGTGACGTTGCTCGGTGGTCAACGTGGCCTGATCCGAGCGGCACTGGCGCGCAGCCACTTGGCCTGGGCCGTCGGGCCGAAGCGCGGGATGTACTGGCCGCCGCGGCCGCCGGGCGCAGAGAGAAGATCAACGAAGGCCGCCAGGCCCCTGCTGGCGATCGACAGTACTCCTACCCTGCGGGTCCGCTAGTCGACTAGCGGACCGCTGACACGAAGCTGGGTACGCTAAGCCGACGGATTCACAGATCGCCGGCCCCCCCCGACCGCACCCGTCACCGGCCCGGCCTGCGCGTGCGGTGGCCAGCCCCCCACAGACCGGAACGGGGACGCGGCCGACGACGCGGGCCGTCCATCCGGGCCGCCGCGCCGCAGCCATCGGCCGCCCCGCTTCGCGACGGGCCCGCCGAATCCCCGAAAATCCCGAAACCCCGACGACAGGTGCCAGCCATGCCCTCCGTACCGCCCGAACCGACCACCCCGCCCGTACCACCCACGCCGACCACCCCGACCACGCCGTCCGGGGAAGCCCACAGCGCCGCGCGCCCTGGCGGTGCGGCCGCCGACCTCGCCGCCGTGTGGGCGGTGTTCACCGACATGTACGAGGCGTACCTGTCGGGCGACCGGGCCCGGATCGACATCCATCTCGACCCCGAGGCCACCATCTGGGACTCGGCCACACCGCAACTCCTGCTCGGCAAGCCGGATCTCGACCGCATACGCGCGGGGCGGCCCACCGCCGAGGGTGACGGTGGCGGCCCGGTCGAGGCCGGGCTGACCGCGTACGACCAGGTCATTGACGTCTTCGGGGAGTTGGCCGTGTGCCGGCACTGGGTGCGCGTCGACTACCACGACCGGCCGTCGGCGCTATTGCGCAACACCGCCGTGCTGCGGCGCGCCGACGGGCGCTGGCTCATCACGCACCTGCACGAGGACCAGCAGGCCGCCGGCTGACCGCACCGCCCACCGGCGCGGGGCACGGGCCCCGCGCGTCCCGTATGTCCCGTGCGCCCGTCGCGCGGGGCGGCCAAGCCCCGGGCTGGTCGCCCCCGTGCCGGCGCGGCCGCCGCCGGACGTCCGTACGAGCGTCCGGCGCGGGAGTGCGCGGCGCACGGGTGAGGCCCGGTCTGTTGTGCGGCGGGCACATGGTCGCGCCCCGGGGCACCTTCTAGCTTGCGGAGCAGGTTCCGCACTCAAGGAGGGTTCATGACCCGCTACCGCGTGTCCATGGACATCGGAGGAACGTTCACCGATGTCGTCACCTACGACGAGGAGACCGGCCGGTTCGCCGCGACCAAGGCGTCCACGACGCCGGACGACCTGAGCCGTGGCGTCCTGTCCGGGCTGGCGTCGGTCGTCGACTCCCCCGGCGACATCAGCTTCATGGTGCACGGCACCACCCAGGGGCTCAACGCCTTCCTGGAGCGGCGCGGCGTGCGCGTTCTGCTGCTCGCCACCGAGGGGGCCGAGGACACGTACCACATCGCCCGCGGCCCGCGGACGCGGTTGTACGACGTGCACTACCGCAAGCCGGAGCCGCTGGTCCCGCGTCGGGACGTGGTGGCGATCGGTGGGCGCCTCGCGCAGGACGGCTCGCAGGTGCGGCCGCTGGACGAGGAGGCCGTACGGCACGCCGCGCGTCGGGCGCGGCGCGAGGGACACGGCGCGATCGCCGTCGCCTTCCTGTTCAGCTACAAGAACCCGGCGCACGAGCTGCGGGCCCGGGAGATCGTCGCCGAGGAACTGGGCGAGGACTTCACGGTCTCGCTCTCGCACGAGGCGGCCAAGGAGTGGCGCGAGTACGAGCGCACCTCGTCCGCCGTGATCGAGAGCTACACCGGGCCCGTGGTCCGCCAGTACCTCAGCCGCCTGGAGGAGGAGCTGCGCCAAGGCGGGCTGGCCGTCCCGCTGCACGTCATGCAGTCCTCCGGCGGTGTGCTGACCGCACAGTCCGCGCGGCGGCGCCCGCTCCAGACGCTGCTGTCGGGCCCGGTCGGCGGGGCGATGAGCTCCCACGAACTGGCCCGGGTGACCGACCGGCCCAACCTCATCGGCGTCGACATGGGCGGCACCTCCTTCGACGTGTCGCTCATCGTGGACGGGGAGCCGGACGTCGCCGCCGAGGCCCGGCTCGAGGGCCTGCCGATGCTGATGAGCGTGGTCAACATTCACACCGTCGGGGCGGGCGGCGGGTCCGTCGCGTACGCCGAGGCGGGCGGGCTGCGGGTGGGCCCGCGCTCGGCGGGCGCGAGCCCGGGGCCCGCCTGCTACGGGCGGGGCGGCACCGAACCGACCGTCACCGACGCCAACCTGGTGCTCGGCCGGGTCGACCCGGAGGGCTTCGCCGCCGGCCGGATGACGCTGGACCAGGAGGCGGCGGTCAGCGCCGTCGACCGGCTCGCCGGCGAACTGGGCCTGGGCACCACCGCCATGGCCGAGGGCATCTGCGACGTCGCCAACTCCAAGATGGCGCAGGCCATCCGCACCATCACCGTCTCCCGTGGCATCGAGCCGCGCGACTTCAGCCTGGTCGCCTTCGGCGGCGCCGGCCCCATGCACGCGGTCTTCCTCGCCCGCGAACTGGGCATCGCCGAGACGATCGTGCCCCGGTTCCCCGGCGCGTTCTCGGCCTGGGGCATGCTCCAGACGCAGATCCGCAAGGACTTCTCGGAGCCGTACTTCTTCCTCGACGAGGACCTGGCCAGCGGCGACATGGCCGCCAGGCTCGCCGCGATGGAGGAGGAGGGCCTGGCCTCGCTGGCCGGTGAGGGTGTCGTCGCGGACCAGCGCACCGTCCAGCACGCCGTGGACATCCGCTACGCGGCCCAGGAGTACACCCTCACCGTGCCGCTCACCGACGCGGCCGAGCCCCGGCGGGAGGACTTCCGGGCGGTGATGGCCGAGCGCTTCGCCGCGATGCACCACAGCCGCTACGGGCACGCCAACCCCGGGGCGCCGATCGAGTTCGTCACCCTGCGCAGCACCGCCCTCGGCGACCTGGGCCGCGCTGAGCCCGAGCCGCTGGAGAAGGCCGACGGACCTGACTTCCCGCACCGCACCCGCCCGGTCGTCTTCGGCGGCCGGGAGACCGAGTCCATCGTCGTGCACCGCGACGACCTGCGGGCGGGGCACCGCTTCGAGGGGCCGGCGGTCATCGTCGAGGCCACCGCCACCAGCGTCGTGCCGCCCGGGTACGACGTGAGCGTGGACGAGATCGGCTCACTGATCATCCGAGTGAAGGGCAAGTGATGACCACCACCACGGCAGTCGACCCGGTAACCGTCGAGATCATCCGCAGCGCGCTCAACTCGGCGGCGGAGGACATGAACGCGACGCTCATCCGCTCCGCGTACACGCCCATCATCTACGAGTGCGGCGACTGCGTGGTCGCGCTCCTCGACGCCCAGCACCAGGTGCTCGGACAGTCGGCGGGGCTGCCCATCTTCCTCGGCAACCTGGAGACCTGCACGCTGGCCACCGAGGAGCGCTTCGGGCGGGAGGTGTGGCAGCCGGG includes these proteins:
- a CDS encoding GPW/gp25 family protein gives rise to the protein MSERFIGRGWAFPLRVGPAGGIAMVEREREIEEAIRLVLGTAPGERPMRPEFGCGIHDYVFAPGDGATAGRIAQQVREALERWEPRITVTDVLVAFDSVRVGTLYIDVRYTVRTTNDRRNLVFPFYTIPSDEGAEETVPS
- a CDS encoding putative baseplate assembly protein — encoded protein: MALPSPNLDDRRFQQLVDEAKRYVQQRAPEWTDHNVSDPGVTLIETFAYLVDLTLYRLNRVPEKNYLAFLDLLDIRLFPPGAASAEVDFWLSAPQPEAVVLAAGTEVTTAAGETEEAVVFATTEELRIVPSELTRLVGAPRTGEQADLTGALAEERDVPCFQATPEPGDALLFGLPTAVPRCVVAVRLDSRVEGVGVDPRQPPLVWEAWDGGRWQRCETGTDTTGGLNRPGEVIVYVPAAHTASVIGGTRGGWLRCRVVEPEPGQPFYSVSPTVREAAVFTVGGTMTVEHAETVTDAALGISEGVAGQSFRLDRPPVLLDGPPPVVEVSTADGWQRWEVVDDFGRSGPADRHVRVDATRGEFAFGPVLRERDGTLRAYGAVPPKGAHVRVARYRTGGGPEGNAPRGAINVLRSSVPYVTQVDNREAARGGVAGESVANARLRAPQALRTQGRAVTAEDHEIIARQAAPSLRRVRCLPAADSPGAVRVLLVPDAVADEGDRLRFEQLIPSDQVLASVTRALDERRLIGTRLVVEPPVYQGVTVVARLSARAGEEPDQVRDAALAALFRYLNPLRGGPEGGGWPFGRPVQYGEVFGVLQGAVGDALVEEIRMFAADPITGRRGAPVDRIDIGPGALVFSYRHQVIVGPAAPEGPA
- a CDS encoding phage tail protein; this encodes MTRAAVPGLPSRHPIGAQLPALYADDDLAQRFTAGLDTVLAPVFATLDNLHAYFDPRLTPADFLGWLASWVGGIDDANWPLALRREAATRAVELHRGRGTRRGLTEALRLVLGVGSDVVGDGGAVWSRTAGSALPPPPDPEIVVRVWPRGAAAVQAEQVHEIVRALVPVHTAYRVEVLAGPPSDEGGAT
- a CDS encoding zinc ribbon domain-containing protein translates to MTRACPACGAANEETDDFCGNCGGYLGWSTPRGASSGAGSAPDDAPRQTADAPGEAGGAASPGPQHRAPATDAGPNVAAPTAAARPAATPEPAAPAASAAVPEARATRPPETRPPETGTARAPAATDGDTPGGPAPSWPAPSRSEAPPTTPAARSAPAPEPARPGPASAPPQDDAPRPVKPAKAVAPRPTVRPVTTDDTTTGIPCPTCRAANPPHRRFCRRCAAPLTSVAARDPLPWWRTLWPLRRRTRASSGRLVRLFVILTVVAALCVGGYLLLPTARHLFEDTRDKLKKPKAVTPTRTSASAQVAGHPGGNTTDGFRNRYWGAPAPGATVTYDFAKPFRLVQLIVTNGASVAQKEYARQGRALRVDMEVVAKDGQTTRRKLDLTDKAGPQTFHVGVSNATSIRLTLASPTGLAGGRHLALAEVEFFRRP
- a CDS encoding phytase, giving the protein MAQTRAAHSRLGRLALTAALVALAATVSAPGAHAAGLPSVVPVAETPALHDDEAGGNADADDPAIWRNAAGPDRSLVIATAKEGGLRVYDLDAREVQSVPAPTPPGPDDAPGRFNNVDLVHGLRLSTGRADLAVTSDRGNDRLRVYRVDPRHAGGPLVDVTDPKAPPVFSASQQEINEQRTTYGLATCPDPATGRGYALVSQRERTRIGLLELTANPDGTVGYRPVRTLDLPASFRLPNGTDWSPCAEPGELPQVEGMVVDPANGTLYAGQEDVGIWRLRADLTGTPHLVDKVREYGVLGTYDEESEECVAGADPGYGGERLAADVEGLTLLREADGDGYLLASSQGDDTFAAYDRELSDRNEYEGGFRVGAASATLDGSQECDGAAVLNEPLGRRFPHGLLVVQDGHDTPGATERPSTNFKFVDLGRVLDALDD
- a CDS encoding MerR family transcriptional regulator, coding for MRIGELSTRTRTPMRLLRYYEEQELIEANRLPNGYRDYEEYVVDRVLQVRGLLDAGLPTRIIKQILPCLNTPRTIHMPYVTPDMVATLERERDRMAEKIECLTKNHQAITDYLDAARRNIRAS
- a CDS encoding MFS transporter — translated: MATTGFITLLTETMPAGVLPEMSRDLGVSESTAGQSVTVFAIGAILAAIPLTKATIGWPRRHLLLVAIAGLVIANTVTALSDNFAFTLVARCLGGIVGGLLWALLAGYAVRMVPSHQRGKAMAIAMGGAIVALSVGVPAAAFLAKLVEWRYAFGIMTVLTLALIVWVIAAVPNFPGQPKGSRLPLTRTLRIPGVAPVLFVTLTFVLAHSLLYTYIASFLKPLDMAGQVDAVLLTFGLVSLVSIWIAGALVHRRLRLLMIIACVLFATCALLLGVFSGVPALVYASAELWGLAFGGTSTLLQTAVAEAAGDAGDVAQALLTTGWNVGIAGGGIIGGLVLSGWDASWLSWVALALLVPALATVLAAHQYGFTRGELGSR
- a CDS encoding nuclear transport factor 2 family protein codes for the protein MPSVPPEPTTPPVPPTPTTPTTPSGEAHSAARPGGAAADLAAVWAVFTDMYEAYLSGDRARIDIHLDPEATIWDSATPQLLLGKPDLDRIRAGRPTAEGDGGGPVEAGLTAYDQVIDVFGELAVCRHWVRVDYHDRPSALLRNTAVLRRADGRWLITHLHEDQQAAG
- a CDS encoding hydantoinase/oxoprolinase family protein: MTRYRVSMDIGGTFTDVVTYDEETGRFAATKASTTPDDLSRGVLSGLASVVDSPGDISFMVHGTTQGLNAFLERRGVRVLLLATEGAEDTYHIARGPRTRLYDVHYRKPEPLVPRRDVVAIGGRLAQDGSQVRPLDEEAVRHAARRARREGHGAIAVAFLFSYKNPAHELRAREIVAEELGEDFTVSLSHEAAKEWREYERTSSAVIESYTGPVVRQYLSRLEEELRQGGLAVPLHVMQSSGGVLTAQSARRRPLQTLLSGPVGGAMSSHELARVTDRPNLIGVDMGGTSFDVSLIVDGEPDVAAEARLEGLPMLMSVVNIHTVGAGGGSVAYAEAGGLRVGPRSAGASPGPACYGRGGTEPTVTDANLVLGRVDPEGFAAGRMTLDQEAAVSAVDRLAGELGLGTTAMAEGICDVANSKMAQAIRTITVSRGIEPRDFSLVAFGGAGPMHAVFLARELGIAETIVPRFPGAFSAWGMLQTQIRKDFSEPYFFLDEDLASGDMAARLAAMEEEGLASLAGEGVVADQRTVQHAVDIRYAAQEYTLTVPLTDAAEPRREDFRAVMAERFAAMHHSRYGHANPGAPIEFVTLRSTALGDLGRAEPEPLEKADGPDFPHRTRPVVFGGRETESIVVHRDDLRAGHRFEGPAVIVEATATSVVPPGYDVSVDEIGSLIIRVKGK